The Paenibacillus swuensis genome contains the following window.
TCCTGGTCCTTGGCGGCGATGGAAGATTCCACATGGCACATTTCAATCTCCAGCCAGATCCCCGGCAACATCCCGCGTGAGGCGATATAATCCAGTATCCCCTGTAATCCGCCCTCGCCGAAGCGTTCATCCACCGGCAGCCAGTCGCCTAATTTCTGTACGGGCGCGTCCGTATGCTCCATGAACCATCCCGCATCGATACAGAAGCATTCGGCTCCCGCTTCGGCAGCCGCATCGATCAGAGGAATCAGCCTCTCCCGGGTTGGCATACCCCAGATGCCGTTCATGAAATCGTTGTAAACGAGCGGGAACTCGCCTTCCCAAGCAGGCGCCGGTTTCAGCGTACTTCTGCGGTAGCGGGTCAGTTGGCTGACCGCTTCGTTAAAACCGCCTTCCGCGCAGCCGTAAGCTGTCGGAACGGAGGTATAGCTCTCCCCCGGAAGCAGCTGTTTCTTCCAGCCGCCGAATCGTTCGCTGCCGGCATCCGTGTGAACGTATAAGCAGCCGCTGTCATCGTTCCAAGAACCGCGGAAGCCAATCTCGATGTTCCACGACGTCGAGGTCTCCACCTGGAAGTACCATACCTTCCCGGTTTCCATATCTTCCAGAACCAGCATCGGCAGGTATTTGGCCGTACTGAAACTGCCCACAGAGGAGAACCGGATCGTATTGGACGGAGGATGCGGCGAACCGTGGTACAGACCGAGATCCTCCAGGTTCCCCGTACGCCATTGTCCTTCCCCGTGCCAAGTCTGCATCGCATAGTGGACCCGAATTTTCTTAGGGTCCTGCCAGTGCCTGACGCCGTCAGTGGCGATGCCGCTCAGGCTCATCGAGGAGAGGTGGTTCATCAACACTGGTTCGGTGCCCGTATTCACGACCGTTGTCGTTTGCCGGATCACATTGGCTCCCGGAATGAACGTCATCCGGACTTGAATCTGTAAATTATAGGCTGCATGCCGGTACGTGAGCAGCAACCCGTCTTCCCGTTGTTCTTTGCTGAGCAGGATACATTCGGCCGGTATGGAGGTCATCCCTCCGAGCGGTACAGGGAATACGCCTCTCGGCTTTCCCGTCAAACCCAATTGAAAATTAGGAAGGGATATGGGCGCCACCCGGTCTTTCCTGTTTCCAGAAGTATTTAGGGCTGTCTGCACGAGCGTCTCTCCGTGCTGGGCGAATTCCAGATGCATGCCCTGATGGTCCACCATCCATTTGGTGTTTTCCTGAACGAGAGTCATTCTTCGCTGCACTTCCTTTCTTGTTCATAAACGTTACGGCTGTGCCATTTGCCTTGCTTGTACAGGGATGATGTTATAAATGTTCT
Protein-coding sequences here:
- a CDS encoding glycoside hydrolase family 36 protein, which translates into the protein MTLVQENTKWMVDHQGMHLEFAQHGETLVQTALNTSGNRKDRVAPISLPNFQLGLTGKPRGVFPVPLGGMTSIPAECILLSKEQREDGLLLTYRHAAYNLQIQVRMTFIPGANVIRQTTTVVNTGTEPVLMNHLSSMSLSGIATDGVRHWQDPKKIRVHYAMQTWHGEGQWRTGNLEDLGLYHGSPHPPSNTIRFSSVGSFSTAKYLPMLVLEDMETGKVWYFQVETSTSWNIEIGFRGSWNDDSGCLYVHTDAGSERFGGWKKQLLPGESYTSVPTAYGCAEGGFNEAVSQLTRYRRSTLKPAPAWEGEFPLVYNDFMNGIWGMPTRERLIPLIDAAAEAGAECFCIDAGWFMEHTDAPVQKLGDWLPVDERFGEGGLQGILDYIASRGMLPGIWLEIEMCHVESSIAAKDQDWYLYRNGARIGGPDRVFLNFSNPEVCAYFEALFDRLTGMGIRFIKNDYNDFIPVADSPDGVSVDDLRRNADAFYSFIDAIRRRHPQLILENCGSGGMREDYAALSHFHLQSTSDQEFYYNYPSILQGSLAAILPEQAGIWAYPYPLPFLEQNTPEVVLSESYQATMKDGEETVFNMINGLCGNLYLAGHLYAADAHNMALIQQATALYKQERGHIHHSVPVYPTGLLKLKEQQAWGSLGLWNRDQNRMLLAVWRLGSAEDRFGIPLNDWFSGETSTRQLYPQAEEFQAPFYYNKAAGKLTVHLTKPFTARFFEVSGRVQ